A genomic region of Runella rosea contains the following coding sequences:
- a CDS encoding RagB/SusD family nutrient uptake outer membrane protein: protein MNIKHILPALLTIGLLTSCEKDLLETVPNDRISSDIFWKTEKDATLASNGLYPSLDGVNIFAIDGVTDIAHVNQVFQVESNIEKGIHDALNSRPQTEWTSAYRGIRLANDFLGNIGTVETTNTAFIARLKGEARTLRAYQYIKLVAMFGDVPLVTTSIGIDEGRALKRTPSAQIWDFVLKELTEAANDLPAVQTEKGRVTKGAALALKARAALYAGRYQEAADAAKAVIESKTYSIYPSYANLFSYAAENNSEVILDKQFIKDTYSNNVFANMGPYSQRTANNTYVPTKALVDAYPMANGKEITDPTSGFDPKNPYANRDPRLRASIFVVGDDLPDGKKFDSRPTSGTADAVGNTYLATSTGFVLKKYINKEDLATGGNCGINLILLRYAEVLLTYAEAKIELNQIDASVYDAINQVRQRADVKLPALETGLTQAQLREAVRKERTLELAFEGLRLYDIRRWKIAEKVMVGDVYGMTYVDGAQLKTIQIASFTRVFDPAKHYLWPIPQKERELNPELTQNAGW from the coding sequence ATGAATATCAAACATATCCTTCCAGCTCTTTTAACCATTGGGTTGCTTACCAGCTGCGAAAAAGACCTGCTTGAAACAGTCCCCAATGACCGTATATCATCCGATATTTTTTGGAAAACCGAAAAAGATGCTACGCTGGCTTCCAATGGTTTATACCCCTCATTGGACGGAGTCAACATTTTTGCCATTGACGGTGTCACCGATATTGCCCACGTAAATCAGGTATTTCAGGTGGAATCCAACATTGAAAAGGGCATCCACGACGCCCTCAACTCTCGCCCCCAAACCGAGTGGACAAGTGCTTACCGAGGCATCCGCTTGGCCAATGATTTTTTGGGAAACATTGGTACCGTCGAAACGACAAACACCGCTTTTATTGCCCGCCTAAAAGGCGAAGCACGCACCCTGCGCGCCTATCAATACATTAAATTGGTGGCGATGTTTGGGGATGTGCCATTGGTCACTACAAGCATTGGCATTGATGAAGGTCGGGCATTAAAACGGACGCCCTCGGCCCAAATTTGGGATTTTGTGCTGAAAGAACTCACCGAAGCTGCCAACGATTTGCCCGCCGTTCAGACCGAAAAAGGACGCGTAACTAAAGGTGCTGCCCTTGCCCTCAAAGCCCGCGCTGCCTTATACGCAGGGCGCTATCAGGAAGCGGCCGATGCCGCCAAAGCCGTCATTGAATCCAAAACCTACTCGATTTATCCGAGCTATGCCAATTTATTTTCGTACGCGGCCGAAAACAATTCGGAGGTGATTTTGGACAAACAATTCATCAAGGATACCTATTCCAACAACGTGTTTGCCAACATGGGACCTTACAGCCAACGCACTGCCAACAACACCTACGTGCCCACAAAAGCGCTCGTAGATGCGTATCCGATGGCCAACGGCAAAGAAATCACCGACCCAACAAGCGGCTTTGACCCCAAAAACCCTTATGCCAACCGTGACCCGCGCCTGCGCGCTTCTATTTTTGTGGTTGGCGATGACCTTCCCGACGGTAAAAAATTCGACTCCCGCCCCACAAGCGGCACCGCCGACGCCGTTGGCAACACCTATTTGGCTACCTCAACGGGATTTGTGTTGAAAAAATACATCAACAAAGAAGATTTGGCCACGGGTGGCAATTGCGGCATCAATCTTATTCTGCTCCGCTACGCCGAAGTTTTGTTGACCTACGCCGAAGCGAAAATCGAGCTAAATCAAATCGATGCGAGCGTATACGATGCCATCAACCAAGTTCGTCAACGTGCGGATGTCAAACTTCCAGCGTTAGAAACGGGCCTTACTCAAGCGCAACTTCGCGAAGCAGTACGTAAAGAGCGTACGTTAGAATTGGCCTTTGAAGGGCTGCGGCTGTACGATATTCGTCGTTGGAAAATCGCTGAGAAAGTGATGGTCGGCGATGTATACGGCATGACTTACGTAGACGGTGCCCAGCTGAAGACCATTCAGATTGCGTCTTTTACACGGGTTTTTGACCCCGCCAAACATTATTTGTGGCCCATTCCACAAAAAGAGCGTGAACTAAATCCAGAGCTGACCCAAAACGCAGGTTGGTAA
- a CDS encoding SusC/RagA family TonB-linked outer membrane protein encodes MLRQILLTFLIGGITGFFSIANAQVFAANFPTRQNQSKSDQKPTLLLKDALRDIETRFGIHFVYKTDEIPNRSIPTETISGNLEEVLESTLRPAGLTYKKVRNTYIIRSLKAKSTSSNPAPNETTPERLNITAPGNSSNESASLNLILNRVTIPTGGLTAPLEIKISGKVADESGLPLPGVSILLKGTNRGTTTDGNGSYQISVPDNNAVLVFSYVGYLPQEIAVGNRTTIDVTLGTDTKALSEVVVVGYGTQKRTSLTGAVAEVKSEQLTRRPVSNANQALQGIAPGVTILDRGGSPGPNSRATVRVRGITTLSSNDPLFIVDGIEQPFNTINLDDVESISVLKDASSTAIYGSRAANGVVLVTTKRAKSGKAVVDYSGYYAIQQAINKPEMMDLEPYMRLQNIAYINSGAAAKFTEAQINEYVNATDRLKFPLPNTWFNTVLRSAPQMNHNLSVSGGNDVFRGRVGVRYQKQGGIAPNFDSDIREIRANTDFKISSRLNASMDINYRNNNWQTPVSEFNVFNTMFHGSLWAVPKYPNGTYGLSAQGNNPLMYAEIAGLSKNIQDYLFGSAKAEWEIIPNLKFSTQYAVRYTFEQNKNYSNAYTVTDYFNTSLVRKTIPRSSLTEIRSNIRETTLNNLLGYSNTFGQHDVKALVGYSEIQNKYNIINAYREDFYNNDVQSIGAGSDNNKNNGGSDSQWGLRSFFGRANYAFADKYLFEANARYDGSSRFTGDKVYSFFPSFSAGWRISEEKFFDAFKNIVSELKLRGSWGKTGNQAVGLYSYFQTLNSSTYTFGGSVVQGYVQSNLANPGLTWETTTQTDIGLDAQLWSNRLSFTFDYYDKLTDGILLNLPIPTTVGLNAPPQNAGKVGNKGIELGLNFRNKTKSGFAYDFGLNFAQNENKVIDLAKTGPYISGSDIDPRYIIKEGLPYNAHWGYKTDGLFQTTDEIKAYPTIVSNAKPGDVKYVDLNNDGKINSDDMTFIGLTFPRYTFGLNTNFSYKNFNLFTQWQGAADVDTRLAGALAEMGNYEGFTHKIYTDNYWTPENPNARFPRPVKLDLRNVSTSDRMIIDGSYFRLKTIQLSYSLPKGILEKVKANRATVYVSGTNLLTFSKLNEWNLDPEAESGRATYYPQTSLTTIGLNVQF; translated from the coding sequence ATGTTAAGACAAATTCTATTAACCTTTTTAATCGGTGGAATAACAGGATTTTTTAGCATTGCAAATGCTCAGGTATTTGCCGCTAATTTTCCGACCCGACAAAACCAGAGTAAGAGCGACCAAAAACCAACGCTGTTACTAAAAGATGCCCTTCGCGACATCGAAACCCGTTTTGGGATTCACTTCGTTTACAAAACCGATGAAATCCCCAATCGTAGCATTCCCACAGAGACCATTTCAGGAAACCTCGAAGAGGTGCTTGAAAGTACGCTGCGCCCCGCTGGGTTGACGTACAAAAAAGTGCGCAATACCTATATTATTCGCAGCTTAAAAGCTAAATCTACCTCTAGTAACCCCGCGCCCAACGAAACAACGCCAGAGCGGCTCAATATCACTGCTCCAGGAAACTCTTCAAACGAATCAGCAAGTTTGAATTTAATTCTCAATCGCGTTACCATTCCCACTGGCGGCCTTACGGCTCCTTTGGAAATCAAAATTTCTGGAAAAGTAGCCGACGAAAGCGGTTTGCCTCTACCCGGCGTGAGCATTCTTCTCAAAGGCACCAACCGTGGAACCACAACCGACGGAAACGGAAGCTACCAAATCAGCGTTCCAGACAACAACGCCGTTTTGGTTTTCAGTTACGTAGGGTATTTGCCCCAGGAAATCGCCGTTGGCAATCGCACCACCATTGATGTCACCTTGGGCACCGACACCAAAGCCCTGAGTGAAGTAGTGGTGGTAGGTTACGGAACCCAAAAAAGAACAAGCTTGACGGGGGCGGTTGCCGAAGTAAAAAGTGAGCAACTCACCCGCCGGCCAGTGTCCAATGCCAATCAAGCCTTGCAGGGAATTGCTCCCGGTGTAACGATTTTGGACCGTGGCGGCTCACCAGGGCCTAATTCCCGCGCCACCGTTCGGGTACGCGGTATCACTACACTCAGTTCCAACGACCCTCTTTTCATCGTAGACGGCATAGAACAACCCTTCAACACTATCAACTTAGACGATGTTGAAAGTATTTCAGTCTTAAAAGATGCCTCATCTACCGCAATTTACGGTTCACGTGCGGCCAATGGTGTTGTATTGGTCACCACAAAACGCGCCAAATCAGGCAAAGCTGTCGTGGATTACAGCGGTTATTATGCCATTCAGCAAGCCATCAACAAACCCGAAATGATGGATTTGGAGCCGTATATGCGTTTACAAAATATCGCTTACATCAATTCGGGGGCTGCCGCAAAATTTACGGAAGCGCAGATCAACGAATATGTCAACGCAACCGACCGCTTAAAATTCCCCTTGCCCAACACATGGTTTAACACGGTTTTACGCTCGGCGCCGCAGATGAACCACAACCTCTCAGTGAGTGGCGGAAACGATGTTTTCAGAGGGCGTGTTGGGGTACGTTATCAAAAGCAGGGAGGAATTGCGCCCAATTTTGACAGCGATATTCGAGAAATCCGCGCCAATACCGATTTTAAAATTTCGAGCCGCTTAAACGCGAGCATGGATATCAATTACCGCAACAACAACTGGCAAACCCCCGTCAGCGAATTCAACGTTTTTAATACCATGTTTCACGGTTCGCTTTGGGCCGTTCCCAAATACCCCAACGGCACCTACGGCCTGAGTGCCCAAGGCAATAACCCGTTGATGTACGCCGAAATCGCGGGACTTTCCAAAAACATTCAGGACTATCTCTTTGGTAGCGCCAAGGCCGAATGGGAGATTATTCCTAACCTAAAATTCAGCACGCAGTACGCCGTTCGTTATACTTTTGAGCAAAACAAAAACTACTCAAATGCGTACACAGTGACCGATTACTTCAATACTTCGCTCGTAAGAAAAACCATTCCCCGGAGTAGCTTAACCGAAATCCGAAGTAATATCCGCGAAACTACCCTCAACAATTTGTTGGGTTACAGTAATACTTTTGGCCAACATGACGTGAAAGCGCTCGTTGGATACTCCGAGATTCAGAACAAATACAACATCATCAATGCCTACCGCGAAGATTTTTATAACAACGATGTTCAATCCATCGGGGCAGGTTCAGACAACAATAAAAACAACGGCGGCAGTGACTCACAGTGGGGCCTGCGCTCGTTTTTCGGACGCGCCAATTACGCCTTTGCCGACAAGTACCTCTTTGAAGCCAACGCCCGTTACGACGGCTCATCTCGCTTCACTGGCGACAAAGTGTACAGCTTTTTTCCCTCATTTTCAGCAGGTTGGCGAATATCTGAAGAAAAATTCTTCGATGCCTTTAAAAACATCGTCAGTGAGTTGAAACTACGCGGCTCGTGGGGAAAAACAGGAAACCAAGCCGTGGGTCTTTACAGCTATTTCCAAACCCTCAATTCCTCTACGTACACCTTTGGCGGCAGTGTGGTTCAGGGCTACGTCCAATCCAATCTGGCCAACCCTGGCCTCACTTGGGAAACCACCACGCAAACCGACATCGGCTTGGATGCGCAACTTTGGAGCAATCGCCTGAGTTTTACATTTGATTATTACGACAAACTTACGGACGGAATCTTACTCAACCTACCCATTCCAACAACTGTAGGATTGAACGCACCGCCGCAAAACGCGGGTAAAGTAGGCAACAAAGGCATTGAATTAGGACTTAATTTCCGCAATAAAACCAAAAGCGGTTTTGCGTATGATTTCGGGCTGAACTTTGCCCAAAACGAAAACAAGGTGATTGACCTCGCCAAAACTGGCCCTTATATTTCGGGCTCCGACATCGACCCCCGCTACATCATTAAAGAAGGTCTGCCTTACAATGCCCATTGGGGTTATAAAACCGACGGTTTGTTTCAAACAACCGATGAAATCAAGGCCTATCCCACCATCGTATCAAATGCCAAACCAGGCGATGTTAAATACGTAGATTTGAACAATGATGGAAAAATCAACAGCGACGATATGACCTTCATCGGACTCACCTTTCCTCGTTATACTTTTGGGCTAAATACCAATTTCAGCTACAAAAATTTCAACCTCTTTACCCAATGGCAGGGTGCCGCCGATGTTGATACCCGTTTAGCGGGGGCCTTGGCCGAAATGGGAAATTACGAAGGCTTTACGCATAAAATATATACTGATAATTACTGGACCCCCGAAAACCCCAACGCCCGTTTTCCTCGTCCTGTAAAGTTGGATTTACGCAATGTATCTACCTCCGACCGAATGATTATTGACGGGTCATATTTCCGCCTCAAAACCATTCAGTTGTCGTACAGTCTGCCAAAGGGAATTCTGGAAAAAGTCAAAGCCAACCGCGCCACGGTTTACGTGAGCGGCACCAACCTGCTGACATTCTCTAAGCTGAACGAATGGAATCTCGACCCCGAAGCCGAGTCAGGACGGGCCACGTATTATCCACAAACCTCGTTGACAACCATCGGATTGAATGTCCAATTTTAA
- a CDS encoding FecR family protein: MSESLNKYELFDANQLASDEFFQQWVLNPSQEANLFWEQFLTTNPEKQTSIEEARRLIEVLHFQLPTLAETKVIALKKRLESSIGQPLFVSETPILPLRQSFFNRTRWMAAAAVILMLGTIVFWQYLNQATEYTTSFGQTRQVTLPDGSVVNLNANSSISFAQNFSEQPVREVWLKGEAFFSVKHTANHTKFRVHVEGLEVDVLGTEFNVSDRRNTTKVVLQSGKVQIKSAKQSAILQPGEMVEFSHSTKQLAQRKVPVERYSSWKEKVWLLEGEAMSDVALRIEDSFGIEVVFETPSLANEKISGTIPTGSLEEVSEILSDLLKANCVITNHKLIIK; this comes from the coding sequence ATGTCGGAATCACTGAATAAATATGAGTTATTTGATGCCAATCAGTTGGCATCAGATGAGTTTTTTCAGCAATGGGTGTTGAATCCTTCGCAGGAAGCAAATTTGTTTTGGGAACAGTTTTTAACGACAAATCCCGAAAAACAAACATCTATCGAGGAAGCTCGTCGACTCATTGAAGTACTTCATTTCCAACTACCTACCTTGGCAGAAACGAAGGTTATTGCTCTAAAAAAGCGCCTTGAAAGCAGCATCGGCCAACCACTCTTTGTTTCAGAAACCCCAATACTTCCGCTTCGTCAGTCTTTCTTTAACCGTACCCGCTGGATGGCCGCGGCGGCGGTGATTTTGATGCTCGGAACCATCGTTTTTTGGCAATACTTGAACCAAGCGACCGAGTATACAACCTCCTTTGGGCAAACACGCCAAGTAACGCTTCCCGACGGCTCCGTTGTAAACCTGAATGCAAATTCTTCCATTTCTTTTGCTCAGAATTTCAGCGAGCAGCCTGTCCGTGAAGTGTGGCTGAAAGGAGAGGCCTTCTTTTCGGTAAAACACACTGCCAATCATACCAAATTTCGAGTTCATGTTGAGGGCTTAGAGGTAGATGTGCTCGGCACTGAATTCAATGTTTCGGACCGAAGAAACACGACCAAAGTGGTGCTCCAATCGGGCAAGGTACAAATCAAATCAGCCAAACAGTCTGCCATATTGCAACCTGGAGAGATGGTTGAATTTAGCCACTCAACAAAGCAATTAGCCCAACGTAAAGTACCTGTAGAACGCTATAGTTCTTGGAAAGAAAAAGTCTGGCTACTGGAAGGCGAAGCAATGAGCGACGTAGCTCTGCGTATCGAAGATAGCTTTGGTATTGAGGTAGTTTTTGAAACTCCATCCCTCGCCAATGAAAAAATTTCGGGAACCATTCCGACAGGAAGCCTCGAAGAAGTCAGTGAAATCCTCTCGGATTTATTGAAAGCAAATTGTGTCATCACAAATCATAAACTAATCATTAAGTAA
- a CDS encoding RNA polymerase sigma factor, which translates to MHAEQHSKITATAWARLKAGDSYALGELYDAYVQLLYKFGKRHCQDEELLTDAIHDVFEDIWNYRATLSDVETSNIQFYLFKSLKTKLLKYLNRQARHTELSENQEYLHEYVESAELFIVSQEIDRHQQHQLAQQIALLPKRQQEALLLRFYDNLSYDEIAELMSLTRHSVYNLIYKALSQLRDNWVFDFIFLVFIVGFKNF; encoded by the coding sequence ATGCACGCTGAACAACACTCAAAAATAACCGCTACGGCATGGGCACGGCTAAAAGCCGGTGACAGCTACGCGTTGGGTGAATTGTACGACGCCTATGTTCAGCTACTTTATAAATTTGGTAAACGCCACTGCCAGGATGAAGAACTCTTAACAGACGCTATTCATGATGTTTTTGAAGATATTTGGAATTACCGCGCTACATTGAGCGACGTAGAAACGTCTAATATTCAGTTTTATCTATTCAAATCGCTCAAAACTAAGCTCTTAAAATATTTAAACCGGCAAGCGCGCCATACCGAACTCAGTGAAAATCAGGAATACCTTCATGAATATGTTGAATCGGCAGAACTGTTTATTGTGTCGCAGGAAATAGACCGGCATCAGCAACACCAACTTGCTCAACAAATTGCATTGCTTCCCAAACGCCAACAAGAAGCGTTACTGTTGCGTTTTTACGACAATTTGAGTTACGACGAAATTGCGGAACTCATGTCTTTAACGCGTCATTCCGTATACAATTTAATCTACAAAGCCCTCTCTCAACTTCGTGACAACTGGGTTTTTGACTTCATTTTTTTGGTTTTCATTGTAGGGTTCAAAAATTTTTAA